From Miscanthus floridulus cultivar M001 chromosome 15, ASM1932011v1, whole genome shotgun sequence, the proteins below share one genomic window:
- the LOC136506448 gene encoding DIBOA-glucoside dioxygenase BX6-like produces MSTTEEAAGGYDYDRRLSELKAFDDTKAGVKGLVDAGVTTVPTIFRHHRQDGPQVSSSSSSSCNTISVIPVIDLSAASAEDAAAREEVVAQVKAAAETVGFFQLVNHGVPGELLSEMLASVRRFNEEAPETKRAYYTRDARRKLRFNSNFDLFQSPAANWRDTLFCEAAPEPPRAEELPPAVRHVMLEYSGAAREVAARVLALLSEALGLGPGHLAGMGCADGLSLVCNYYPPCPEPDLTLGCSAHSDPSFLTLLLQDEHAQGGLQALLASEWVDVPPVPGALLVNVGDLLQLVSNGRFRSVEHRVVANRSRDTARVSVACFFNADIARSTRLYGPIAELITSGDGAGRALYRSVTVPEFLAHYDKKGLDGRPALHHFQLLQ; encoded by the coding sequence ATGTCCACCACGGAAGAGGCAGCTGGTGGCTACGACTACGACCGCCGCCTGAGCGAGCTGAAGGCTTTCGACGACACCAAGGCCGGCGTCAAGGGCCTCGTGGACGCCGGCGTCACGACCGTCCCCACCatcttccgccaccaccgccaGGACGGGCCGCAGGTATCGTCATCTAGCAGTAGCAGCTGCAACACTATTAGCGTTATCCCGGTCATCGACCTctcggcggcgtcggcggaggACGCAGCCGCGCGGGAGGAGGTGGTCGCGCAGGTGAAGGCCGCGGCCGAGACGGTGGGGTTCTTCCAGCTGGTGAACCACGGCGTTCCCGGCGAGCTCCTGTcggagatgctggcgtcggtgaGGCGGTTCAACGAGGAGGCCCCCGAGACGAAGCGCGCCTACTACACGCGGGACGCCCGGCGGAAGCTGCGGTTCAACTCCAACTTCGACCTGTTCCAGTCACCGGCGGCCAACTGGCGCGACACGCTCTTCTGCGAGGCGGCGCCGGAGCCGCCGCGCGCCGAGGAGCTGCCGCCCGCGGTCAGGCACGTGATGCTGGAGTACAGCGGCGCGGCGCGGGAGGTGGCGGCGCGGGTGCTGGCGCTGCTGTCGGAGGCCCTGGGGCTGGGCCCCGGGCACCTCGCCGGGATGGGGTGCGCGGACGGCCTCAGCCTGGTGTGCAACTACTACCCGCCGTGCCCGGAGCCCGACCTCACCCTGGGGTGCAGCGCGCACTCGGACCCCAGCTTCCTGACCCTGCTGCTGCAGGACGAGCACGCGCAGGGCGGCCTGCAAGCGCTGCTGGCCTCCGAGTGGGTGGACGTGCCTCCGGTGCCCGGCGCGCTCCTGGTGAACGTCGGCGACCTCCTCCAGCTGGTCAGCAACGGGCGGTTCAGGAGCGTGGAGCACCGGGTGGTGGCCAACCGGAGCAGGGACACGGCTAGGGTGTCAGTGGCGTGCTTCTTCAACGCGGACATCGCGAGGTCCACGAGGCTGTATGGACCCATCGCGGAGCTCATCACCTCCGGCGATGGCGCGGGAAGGGCGCTGTACAGGAGCGTGACGGTCCCGGAGTTCCTGGCGCACTACGACAAGAAAGGCCTCGACGGTCGCCCGGCGCTCCACCACTTCCAGCTGCTTCAATAA
- the LOC136508057 gene encoding protein argonaute 5-like isoform X2 — MLTTSNRPWGKSFQRKRRTTAEALSLKQDFNPRPVTEVQSASPNHIEAALRDVHMRAPNLQLLIVILPDVTGHYDVPTIIFGADFIHPTAEDSSAFIAAVVASMDWPQVTTYKVLASAQTHREEMIQNLFWTGTDAEKGTPVNGRTISC; from the exons ATGCTGACGACAAGCAACCGTCCATGGGGAAAAAGTTTCCAGAGAAAAAGAAGAACAACAGCAGAGGCTTTAAGTCTTAAACAa GATTTCAATCCAAGGCCGGTGACAGAAGTTCAGTCAGCCTCACCCAATCACATAGAAGCTGCTTTAAGGGATGTTCACATGAGGGCTCCGAATTTGCAGCTACTTATTGTGATTCTTCCGGATGTTACTGGTCATTATG ATGTGCCAACAATCATTTTTGGTGCTGATTTTATCCATCCTACAGCAGAAGATTCCTCGGCTTTTATTGCAGCT GTGGTTGCATCCATGGACTGGCCACAAGTCACAACATATAAAGTTCTGGCCTCGGCGCAAACACATAGGGAGGAGATGATACAGAATCTCTTCTGGACTGGTACAGATGCAGAGAAGGGCACTCCAGTAAATGGTAGAACGATAAG TTGCTGA
- the LOC136508057 gene encoding protein argonaute MEL1-like isoform X1, which translates to MLTTSNRPWGKSFQRKRRTTAEALSLKQDFNPRPVTEVQSASPNHIEAALRDVHMRAPNLQLLIVILPDVTGHYDVPTIIFGADFIHPTAEDSSAFIAAVVASMDWPQVTTYKVLASAQTHREEMIQNLFWTGTDAEKGTPVNGRTIRSC; encoded by the exons ATGCTGACGACAAGCAACCGTCCATGGGGAAAAAGTTTCCAGAGAAAAAGAAGAACAACAGCAGAGGCTTTAAGTCTTAAACAa GATTTCAATCCAAGGCCGGTGACAGAAGTTCAGTCAGCCTCACCCAATCACATAGAAGCTGCTTTAAGGGATGTTCACATGAGGGCTCCGAATTTGCAGCTACTTATTGTGATTCTTCCGGATGTTACTGGTCATTATG ATGTGCCAACAATCATTTTTGGTGCTGATTTTATCCATCCTACAGCAGAAGATTCCTCGGCTTTTATTGCAGCT GTGGTTGCATCCATGGACTGGCCACAAGTCACAACATATAAAGTTCTGGCCTCGGCGCAAACACATAGGGAGGAGATGATACAGAATCTCTTCTGGACTGGTACAGATGCAGAGAAGGGCACTCCAGTAAATGGTAGAACGATAAG GAGTTGCTGA